CGCCGGTGTCACAGCGGATTTGGCGGCCGAGCCGCACCCGCCGCAGGACATCGAGATCGACATCGACGCCGAGCCCGCGCTGGCCCGCGAACTCAATGTGCTGTCGCTGCCGACGACCTTCGTCTTCGATGCCGCGGGCCGCGAGCGGTTCCGGATCTCCGGCGTGCCCAAGGCCGGCGATCTGCGTTCCGCGCTGGCCCCCTTGACGGCCGCGGACCAGGGCTGAGAACACCGGCCGCGCACCCCCGGTCCAATTTCCCGCGCCGATTGGGTAAACTGCCTCACGTGCAAGCCAACCACGAGCTGATGCTCACCCGACGCCGCACAGTGGATCTGTGTCGGCTCGGTGGTTGTTGCTGCCTGTGCCGCTGATCGGTCGGCCGTCCTCTCGTCTCTCCGACGCCGACCGCTGCCCGCCGTGCGAGTGATCTCACGATCCCCCGGCGATCTGGCAATCCCGCCATCGAAGCAATCAGCGCAGGAGTACGCACCATGTCCACCACCTCCACCACCACCGAAGCCGACGGCGCCCTCGACCGGGTCGACGTGCGCGGGCCGCGGTTCGTCGCCTGGATCACCACCGCCGTGCTGGTGCTGGTCCTGCTGGCCGCCGCCGTCTCCCCCGGGCTCGCCGCCGTCCTGATCGCCGTGCAGGCGGTCGTGTTCGCGATCGGCGCGCTGGCCGGGCCGCGCAAGCACCCCTACGGACTGGTCTTCGCCGCCCTGGTCGCACCGCGACTCGGGCCGGTGCGCGAGACCGAGCCGACCCCGCCGCTGCGCTTCGCCCAACTGCTCGGCTTCGTCTTCGCGGCCGTGTCACTGCTGGGCTTCGTGCTCGGCTCCACCGTCGTCGGCGCCGTGTTCGCCGGCTTCGCGCTGTTCGCGGCGTTCCTGAACGCCGCGTTCGGCCTCTGCCTGGGCTGCCGGATCTATCCGCTGGTCGCCCGCTTCCGCCCCGCCGGGTCCCCGGCATCGAACTGACCCTGCTCGTCATCGCTGAAAGGAACACAATGGCTCGCTCCGATGTCCTGGTCTCCGTGGACTGGGCCGAAGAGAACCTCAACACCCCCGGCGTGGTTTTCGTCGAGGTCGACGAGGACACCTCCGCCTACGACAACGGCCACATCGAGGGTGCCGTCCGCCTCGACTGGAAGAACGACCTGCAGGATCCGGTTCGCCGGGACTTCGTCAACCAGCAGCAGTTCTCCGACCTGCTCTCGGCGCGCGGCATCTCCAACGACGACGAGGTGATCCTCTACGGCGGCAACAACAACTGGTTCGCCGCCTACGCCTACTGGTACTTCAAGCTCTACGGCCACAACAACGTCAAGCTGCTCGACGGCGGCCGCAAGAAGTGGGAACTGGACGGCCGCCCGCTGTCCACCGAGCCGGTCAACCGCCCGGCCACCCAGTACAAGGCCTCCGCGCCGGATCTGTCGATCCGCGCCTTCCGTGACGAGGTCATCGCGGCCATCGGCACCAAGAACCTCGTCGACGTGCGTTCGCCCGACGAGTTCTCCGGCAAGATCCTCGCCCCCGCGCACCTGCCGCAGGAGCAGAGCCAGCGTCCCGGCCACATCCCCGGCGCGATCAACGTGCCGTGGAGCAAGGCGGCCAACGAGGACGGCACCTTCAAGTCCGACGAGGAACTCACCGAGATCTACAAGGAAGCGGGCCTGGATCCGGAGAAGGAGACCATCGCCTACTGCCGCATCGGTGAGCGGTCCTCGCACACCTGGTTCGTCCTGCAGGAGCTGCTGGGCCACCAGAACGTCAAGAACTACGACGGGAGCTGGACGGAGTACGGCTCCCTCGTCGGTGCACCGATCGAGTTGGGAGCGTAATCAGCATGTGTGCAGCACCTACCCAGGGACAGGCCATTCCGGCAGGCGTCGACGTGGAGAAGGAGACGGTCATCACCGGCCGCGTCCTTGCCTCCGACGGGCAGCCGGTGGGCGGCGCGTTCGTCCGCCTGCTCGACGGCAACGGTGACTTCACCGCCGAGGTCGTCGCCTCCGGCACCGGTGACTTCCGCTTCTTCGCGGCGCCGGGCACGTGGACCGTGCGCGCGCTGTCCTCGGCGGGCAACGGCTCGGCCGAGGTGCGCCCCGAGGGCGCGGGCATCCACACCGTGGACGTCGCGGTCGCCAAGTAAGAACAGCAGGGCACGACGGCCCCGCGGCTCCCGCCGGTTCTACCGGTGGGTTGCCGCGGGGCCGTTTCGTTGCCGGGGACCGAGGTGGATAGACTCGGTTGCGTGGTCCTCTTCTTCGAGATTCTGCTGGTCCTGGTGTCGCTGCTGATCGGCTGGTTCGGCCTGTACGTCTTCTACCGGCTGTTCACCGAGTCATGAGCGATCTCGCGAGCGAAGGTTCCGATCCGGCCGAGCGCGCGAGTGAACACAGCAACGGCAACGCGCCGGCCGACCGGCCCGCGCGGCGCAGCGGCGACCAGGCCGTAGCCGACGCCGCCGAGCGCGCCAAGGCCACCGGCAGCCGGAACATTCCGGTGCTGCCGGATCTTCCGCTGCCCGAGGACACCGCGAATCTGCGCCTCGGCCCCGATCTCAGCCCCGCCATGCTGGCGCTGCTGCCGATGGTCGGCGTGTGGCGCGGCGAGGGCGAGGGCAACGATCCCGCCCGCGGTGACTACCGCTTCGGCCAGCAGATCATCGTCTCCCACGACGGCGGCGACTACCTGTCCTGGGAGTCGCGCAGCTGGTTCATCGAAGCCGACGGCAGCTACGGCGGCCCCGACCTGCGCGAGACCGGGTTCTGGCGGGTCGGTGTGGACGGCGACGACGAGGTCATCGAACTGCTGCTCACGCACAGCTCCGGCATCGTCGAACTCTTCTACGGCACCGCGCTCACCCAGTCGTCCTGGGAGCTGGCCACCGACGTGGTGATCCGCAGCCAGTCCGGCGTCGTCGTGGGCGGCGCCAAGCGCCTGTACGGCATCGTCGAGGGCGGCGACCTCGCCTACGTCGAAGAACGCGTCGTCGCCGACGGCCCCCTGGAACCGCGCCTCTCGGCCCGCCTCCAGCGCTACATCGGCTGAACCACCCGCAGCAC
This sequence is a window from Nocardia farcinica. Protein-coding genes within it:
- a CDS encoding DUF1416 domain-containing protein, producing MCAAPTQGQAIPAGVDVEKETVITGRVLASDGQPVGGAFVRLLDGNGDFTAEVVASGTGDFRFFAAPGTWTVRALSSAGNGSAEVRPEGAGIHTVDVAVAK
- a CDS encoding FABP family protein, with amino-acid sequence MSDLASEGSDPAERASEHSNGNAPADRPARRSGDQAVADAAERAKATGSRNIPVLPDLPLPEDTANLRLGPDLSPAMLALLPMVGVWRGEGEGNDPARGDYRFGQQIIVSHDGGDYLSWESRSWFIEADGSYGGPDLRETGFWRVGVDGDDEVIELLLTHSSGIVELFYGTALTQSSWELATDVVIRSQSGVVVGGAKRLYGIVEGGDLAYVEERVVADGPLEPRLSARLQRYIG
- a CDS encoding thioredoxin family protein, translated to MTEITILIVVLVLAVLIGLLIRRREGRARPAAPASTNPERAGLLAAAGVTGTGPAVLHFSAEWCGPCAAVRRVVAGVTADLAAEPHPPQDIEIDIDAEPALARELNVLSLPTTFVFDAAGRERFRISGVPKAGDLRSALAPLTAADQG
- a CDS encoding sulfurtransferase, whose product is MARSDVLVSVDWAEENLNTPGVVFVEVDEDTSAYDNGHIEGAVRLDWKNDLQDPVRRDFVNQQQFSDLLSARGISNDDEVILYGGNNNWFAAYAYWYFKLYGHNNVKLLDGGRKKWELDGRPLSTEPVNRPATQYKASAPDLSIRAFRDEVIAAIGTKNLVDVRSPDEFSGKILAPAHLPQEQSQRPGHIPGAINVPWSKAANEDGTFKSDEELTEIYKEAGLDPEKETIAYCRIGERSSHTWFVLQELLGHQNVKNYDGSWTEYGSLVGAPIELGA
- a CDS encoding DUF4395 domain-containing protein, whose amino-acid sequence is MSTTSTTTEADGALDRVDVRGPRFVAWITTAVLVLVLLAAAVSPGLAAVLIAVQAVVFAIGALAGPRKHPYGLVFAALVAPRLGPVRETEPTPPLRFAQLLGFVFAAVSLLGFVLGSTVVGAVFAGFALFAAFLNAAFGLCLGCRIYPLVARFRPAGSPASN